Sequence from the Fictibacillus arsenicus genome:
TAGCTCCGCTTCCTTCTCAGAAAGGTCTTTTCGCTGTGCATCTGTTAGCGGAGGAAAATCACGATACTTAGTTTCACTCGTTTTTTTGTTGATTGCTTCAATGGTTTCATTATACTTGTCCACAAAATTTTTGATCGAATCGACTACACCATCTGTATCTGTTGTTGAACTAATTGTTGCTGTACCTAAAGCTTTTAATGAATATGAAACTCCGCTGATTGTAAAATTATTTGAAGATCGTTTAATATTTGTTAGACCATTTAGAGTAAATTCTGCGTCCTTACCATCAACAGCTGGTGTAGGTTCCAATAATTGTGCATCAGTTCCACTTAGCATTGAACCAAAGCCGATTTTATTAAAAAAACTTACCGTATTAGTATCTTCAAGAGATAACTCAGAACCCGAGCCAGTTAAATTGTTAGAAATAACAAACTTACCAGTTGATTCATCATAGAAGGCAGACATTTCAAGTCCTGCTTCAGATAATTTTTTAGCTACTGATTCTAAAGTATCCTTTGTTGGATCAATTGTTATTTCTTTTGCTAATGCTTCAAAAGAAGAACTGCCAGGTTTTTTCACATTTACCTTAAGAGATATAGGATCAACTCCAAATAATGCATTAACATCCTTTAACGTATCAGTAGCTTTGGCATTAACTCCAGAATCTTGGATGACTCCTGATACCCAGTTCCTCGCAGTTGCGAGCTCTTTAACTGTAATTGTCGATGTAATATTCGATGCACTACCCGAAGCTGTTGCAGAGACTGCATTTGGATTTGTGCTCGTAACCATTTTCTTGTTAAAAGTCCCCTGCAGAGCTATTCCGTCAAAAATAGTACGATCTAATTCTTCTAATAGTTTATTCATCGAACGATAATCATCACGCTGCCATTCGAGCATCGTTTTTTTCTGCGCTAATTTATCTAATGGAATACGCTCTGCTTTCATTAAATCGCCTACGAGCGTGTCAATATCCATTCCACTGGCTAATCCGCCAATTCTCATGCTCACGGTTCATCACCGTCCCTAAATTTTTTTATCTACGAAAATCCCCATAAAATCAATCATTTCAGCATACATATCAAGAAACTTTTTATTCGGAATTTCTTTTACAACTTCCTTAGTCACTTCATCCACAATCTGCACATAATAATCGTTCAGTTTTTCGTGCAGAACAAACTTTGACGAAGTATGTGCCGGCTCCAGCATGTCGTTCATCGCACTGATTACTTTTTCTAGCTTCTCTTTACTTGGTTTTACTTGTACTGTAGCTTCGGCTTGAGAAGTAGTTTCTTGTGTGTTTTGGCTTTTAAGCACAGGCTCAGATTTTTGAAAAACAGGAGAACTAATTGATTGTAGTTCCACCTTCATCGCCCCTTTTATTTTTCTCTACGTTTTATATCGGATTGTACAAATAATTGTTGAGGAAGAAGCTTAAAAAGAAAACTGAAGAAATTTTATTACAATTCTATGAAACTACTCTACTAGCCGGTTTTTTATTGTAAAATAGTTGATGTTGAAGAAGATTAATGAAATAAAAATAACAATAACTACCTTTCTATTTAAATCCTAAAAATAAATGAACCAATAAATAAAATCCTAAAATAATTCTAACGAGAGGATAATGGCAGTAATGAAAGACCATCAAAAAAAACATCTAAAGAAACGCAACCGGTCTGATAAAGAACAGAGAACAGCCATTGAACAACCTCTGAAAAATAGATACATAACAGGTCTGGATGGTTTGCGGGCCATTGCTGTTCTTGCTGTTATTGCCTATCATTTAAATTTTGATTGGGCAGCTGGAGGCTTACTTGGAGTAACCGTCTTTTTTGTTCTATCTGGTTATTTGATTACAGATCTATTAATTGCGGAGTTCGTTACTACCAATCGGATAAATTTTAAAAACTTTTGGATAAGAAGAGCTCGCAGGCTCCTACCAGCCATGTTTACGATGCTTCTTGTGGTCATTACGTGGGTTACGATCTTTGAGCAGTCAATGTTGGATCGACTAGAGGAAGATACAGTTGCCGCTATTCTTTACGTCAGCAACTGGTGGTACATTTTCCAGGACCTTTCATATTTTGAGAGTTTCGGTCCCCCTTCCCTGCTGACACATTTTTGGTCGCTGGCAGTGGAAGAACAATTTTATATTCTATGGCCGCTCCTGATCGTTTTGGTCTTGAAGCTTAAAGTAAAAGAAGGATCACTTTTCTCTATTATTCTATTAGGTGCTATCGCTTCAGCTGCTGCGATGACCATGTTGTACGAACCAGGAACGGATCCAAGCCGGGTTTATTACGGAACGGATACCCGTGTCTTTTCGCTATTACTTGGGGCAAGTCTGGCTGTCATCTGGCCGAGCCGAAAACTATCAACCAGCTTACCATCTGAAATACGGTGGAAACTAGATTTTGTCGGTCTATTCGCTTTAAGTTTCATTTTCTACATGTTCTGGAGCTCGGACCAGTATCAGGAATTTCTCTATCAAGGCGGTATGGTGGCGATATCCGTTGCCTCATTGCTTGTAGTCGCAGTAATCGTTCATCCTTCAAGTAAGTTGAACACATGGTTAAGTTTTAAGCCGTTACGCTGGATTGGCGTCCGCTCATATGGAATCTACTTGTGGCATTTTCCAGTGATTGTGTTAACGAGCCCTCAATGGGGAGCAGATTCACCAAGCCTGGTGAGGACCGCGTTTCAGCTGTTTTTAATACTAGTACTTGCAAGTCTTTCATGGATGTTCATTGAAAATCCGATTCGTAAAGGCGCATTAACCAAGTTTTGCAGAGTTGTTAAACACGGTGAATGGAGACGCGAAATATCGTTTATCGGACGCTTTGTCACAACAGCAAGTATCTTGTGCGTTTTTCTTGCCATTTCCACCATTGGACTCACAACAACATCCGTTGCGCTTAGTAAAGACAATGTGATTAATGCGATCCAAGAAAAGGTCGGTAAAGAAGCTGAACCGCCTACAGAGAATAAGATAAATAAACCCGATTCTAAACCTGAAACACCAAAAGTAGAGGAAAAACCGAAAGAGAAAACACCTCCAATTGAAGCTCCACCCGTTTCGGAAAACAAATCCGTTACTGTAATTGGGGATTCAGTCATGAACGATGTAATCCCACACCTTGAAGAAGCCTTTAACAAGGTGGAAGTTGACGCAAAAATTGGCCGTCAATTTCGAGAAGCTGAAGACATTGTGAAGCAAAAGAAAAGCAGTGGCAGCTTAGGAGAGATCGTTGTCATTGAACTTGGAGCAAACGGACCGCTTTCAGATAAAAAACTAGCTGAGTTAATAGAAGAGATCGGAACGGACCGGGAGATTTACATGATCACTACACGTGTACCAAAACCGTGGCAAAATGAGATTAACGAGACCATCAAAAAGGTTGCCAGAGGGTATCAAAATGTGAAAGTGGTAGATTGGTTTACTTTTAGTGAATCTCACCTCGATTGCATTGGAAATGACGGTGTTCATCTAACACTAACAGGTGCAAGAGTTTACGCGGAATATCTGATAGATCATATCAAATAAACAAAAAGCCAATCACGGGTCAAGTGATTGGCTTCTTCTATTCTTCTTCATCACCATTGATAAGCGGGTTTTCTTTTCCGTCTGGAGCTGGAAATCCCCCTTTTGGCAGGTCTTTTAAATACACGGTAAGTTCAGGCAAGTAATAGGCAGCCACGGTTACTTCATATTGTAACTGGTCATGATTCACTTCTGGTGAAGATAGTTCGATTTCATCTAAGCTAGAAAAAATGATCGCCTCAATGACCGTAATTCGTTTTAAGTCCTTAATCGTGCTTAAAAATTTTAGCAAGCCTTCATAATTTTTAGACACAACCGACATTTCAACCGTAATCTTTTGAACCCCTTCAGGTAAAGCTTCGGGTGATGACGATTCTTTTCCATCAGATGAATTTGTTTGATCTAAAAGAATTTCTCCCGCTTTTTTTAAAGGATCATCTGTTTCTTCTTTGGGAGTGGTACTGATTTTACTGTCGCTAAAATCCATCGTTACGATCAAACTATCAGACAGGGTCTCTGCTTTTTCAAATTGAAGAATGAGCTGGTCAACTAAAGGTTTTACAGGGACTTCTTCTTGAAGAGAATATGTATTTTCCAGTAAAACCGGTGTTGATTCATGGAGAGGCTTGTTCATTTTTTCTAAGAACGTTTGCTGTTGTTTGATTTCTGAACTGACCGTTTCGACTTTTTGATGCAGGGGAGCAAGAACACCAAAATATCCATAAAGTCCACTAGCTAAAAGCAGGATAGATGCTGCAATGCCAACATATGATAAACGCTTATCCTTATCTCTCATTATTCTCCACCTGCTAAATCATGTAAATGATCTTTGTTGAATTGTATTTTGTATTGAGCTCTATACCTTGGTAAATACCCATTAAGCTCTGTCAAATCTTCTCCTTCAGCAACTTCTTCAAAATTGGTAGTTTCCATATTTTCAATCTTAGCTTCGGTTAAATAACGTGAATTTGTCAACTCGTGCAAGTTGGCAATCCACTAGAGTTCAGAAACGACAGTGATCTTTATCAAAAATTTGAAATAGATGGCCCTCTCTATGTAGATGGAGACCTAAATTTAATCGGAGCAAATGTGAAATTTAATTCAACCATCTACGTGACAGGCAAAACTACCATTCGTTATTCACGGATACAAGGACTTCAAGATGACGGAACGGAAACATCCCTGGTCATCTTTGGAAAAGATGCGATTGAAATTTCAAATAATAACGTTTATGGGGACGAACCAAATACTATAAGGGGCTTTTTCTATTCGGAAGAATTAATGGAGATCTACGGGGTATCTTCCAACCTTGAAATCCAAGGAGGCATCTTTGGAAGAAAGGTAGTTCTGAACGCAACAAGAGGCCAAGTTCGTCGGGGTGATCCGATTTACTGGGGATCACTCCTTATAGGGTATGAAGAGGAATACGCAGAAAATCAGCAAAACATCTCCCCTTCTAAATCCAGACTGCGAGTAATCTATAATCCTGAACTTATAAAGAATCCTCCAGAAGGGCTGCCGATTGTAAAGGATTTAGATGTGTCGGTAGTGAAGCGTGAAATGCATTAAACTCTTATCATCAAGTCTTTCCTACCGTTTGTGGAAAGACTTGTTTACATTGAAAAATATAAAAAGAGCTGCCATCCAACCACACAACTATAAATAATGAAGGCAATCAAACTCAGTCTTCTTACATTCTTATGAACTGGAAAAAATCCATACCATATAACAAGAACAGAGAAAACAAACTTCAGTAACAAAAACAAAATGGGATGATAAGCATATAGAGTGTTCATCAAAGGATTAAGTTCCCTAGCGCCATTCATCAGCAAAACATGAGTTACAACAGCATCTAACATATTTAACAAGCCCAAACCTAAGCAGATCCAAAAATGAGGTTGGAACTGATATGCTTTCATGATTGAATACACCCCTCTCTTACTAGGAATATATCCAAAGCATGCTTGTTAGTATGTTTATATATGAAAAAAAGACCCTAAAAGGGCCAAGAGTGTTACAACTTTAAGTCAATTGAACTTCCTAAGTGTGGTTGAACGGATTGTTCCAACATTTTTGTTAGTTCAGCACCATTTTGCTCCGCTGTGTTAATTGCCATTTTCATAACGGAAATACTGGCTTGCTGCTGGACTTGTGATTGATTCATAGCTATGGATAATGCCGCAATGTCCATGTGATACACCTCACTTAACTATTAATTCAAGATATATTGACGAAAATCCCCTTGCAGTAAAGACTGCCATTTTTTATAGGCTGGTAATACATTAAATTGAATGACTTCTTGTGCTCTAGAATATTGAGATACCTCAAACGCAGAAACCAGTACATTAATAGATTCGCGCAACGAAATCGTTTGGTTTCTTAGTTCATCCGAAAGTTGATTCTTTGCAATTAATCCACAAGTTTTTTCCATCTGATAAAAAGCCTGAGTAAAATCTCCAGAAAGAATCAAAGCAGACTCGATATTACCTTCATTAAGCATTTGTTTAACATGCTCTAAACCTTCTAAAGCGGAATCTGACAACTCAGACACTTGTTTCATTAAATCTATGTAATTTTCCATGTTGTTCTCCTTTTGTAAAAAAAGAGACCTTAGACGAACTAAGATCTCTTTTATAATAATTAATGATTAACGAAGAAGTTGAAGAACTCCTTGAGGTTGTTGGTTAGCTTGAGCAAGCATAGCTTGAGCAGCTTGAGAAAGAATAGAGTTCTTAGTTTGGTTCATCATTTCTTTAGCCATATCAACGTCACGGATGCGAGACTCAGCAGCCGTTAGGTTTTCAGCGGATGTACCAAGGTTGTTGATTGTGTGCTCTAAGCGGTTTTGGTAAGCACCCAATTGAGAGCGTTGAGCAGAAACTGACTGGATAGCATTATCTAAAACTTCGATTGCTGCAGTAGCAGATTCATGTGTCGATACATCAAGAGCGTATTCAACTGCATCATTGTTTGTTCCATTAGTTACATTTGTAACTGCTGTAAATTTCGCCCCGGCAACATCTTCATGCGAACCACCTGAATTTGTACCTGAAATATTAAGTGCTTGAGAACGCATATCTTGTACGTCCACTTGGAAACTTTGACCATTACTTGCACCAATTTGGAATTTTGTAGTAAAAGTTCCACCTACTGTATTCTTACCATCTGTTATGCCACCTAATAAGGTTGCAGCATAATCACCGGATAATTTAAGCATTGGAGTAGTACCGTCATCCGGTACTGTCCCAGCTTGCATTGTAAGTGTGATTTCATTATCAGCTGAAGCAGAAAATACTACATCACCAGAGATATCTACAGTATTACCATCTTTATCTACTGCTCTATCTAAAGCATCATTTAAAGTAGATACAAGATTAGCTTCAGTAGCCCCACCAGTTAGACCAGCTGCAATAGACGCTTCATCAATTGTTACATTATAAGTTTCCCCATTAATTGTAACGTCAAATTTTTTACCAAATGCTGTATCTGCATTAATCTGATTTGATTCAGCACCATATGTTGTTGTTGTATCTAATTCATTTCCAGTTACTACTGCTGCTGTTCCATCTACGCCTACAAATGAATCGGTTTGTACAAGGGTAGCAGGTAAACCTAATTCAGTTAATGTTGATGCAGCTGCTGCACCAGACCCAGCTTCATTTGCAATAGTAATCTTAGCATTTACACCTGTTTCCTTTGTTGTGAAGGAAACAATTCCGTTATCGGTAACATTTACATCTACTAAATCTCCCAATTTAACTAATCCACTTGCATCTGTTAAATTCTCTAAAAGACTTTTGAAATCTTCAGCAGTGTTTGCCGTACCTGCATTATACGCAGTTAATGCAGTATTATTAGCTCCTCCGGCAGCCAAACTGAAAGCTACACCAGTAGCCGCATCTCCAACCCAAATAGCTGAATCTGCTTGTGTCAAATCTCCAGTAGCTGCAACAGCTGTTGCCCCCTGCGTTGAAGTTACGGTAGCACCACGACCAGCAGTACCTGCAGCTTCATTACTTCCCAAAGCTGTTTTATTAGCACCTGCACCACCATCAAGTAATTTTTGAGTATTGAACTCAGTAGTGTTACCTATACGGTTAATCTCAGAAGTTAATTGATTTACTTCTTTTTGAATCTCAGCGCGGTCAGAATCCGTGTTTGTTCCGTTTGCTGCTTGAGTAGCAAGCTCTTTCATACGTTGAAGGATGTCGTGTGTTTCGTTAAGAGCTCCTTCAGCTGTTTGAATCATAGAAATACCGTCTTGAGCATTACGTCCAGCTTGCTCTAATCCACGGATTTGCCCACGCATTTTTTCAGAGATTGCTAGACCTGCAGCTTCATCTCCTGCACGGTTGATACGAAGACCTGAAGATAATTTTTCCATGGATTTAGATTGTCCAGTAGCTGCCGTATTCAATTGACGATACGTGTTAAGTGCAGCGATATTGTGATTAATTCTCATTTCTTTTTCCTCCTTGAATGTGTTCCACCCACGTCCTTGTGGTTGGATGCTTATTGAGAAAAGAATACTTATACGGCCGATAAAGCACTCTCTGTCTCTACATAAGTTATATCGGAGTTAAAAGATGTATCTTTAATCTGTTTTATATCTTTTTTAAACTTTTTAATTTTTGAAAAGTATCTATTGACGTACTAGCTGCATCATTGTTCTCTTTTTGGATGGAAACAAATACTTCTTTACGATGAATTTCGATATTTTTTGGAGCAGAAATTCCTAACTTAACTTGATCTCCATCAATGGATAAAACAGTAAGCTCAATGTCATTTCCAATTTTAATGACTTCTTTTGGTTTGCGGGTCAATACAAGCATTCATTAACCCTCCTGTCCCATTAAGTTAGATTCATTCAACTCGTGACGTGTTCCGTATGTAGTATCTAATAAAACAACTTGCTTCGCTAAATTTTCTTTATAATTAATAACCAATGGTGCCTGCAAGTTAGCAGTAGACTTTTCCAATGGTTCATGAATGGTGAGGATTACTTGGATCATTACATCTGAAACATCTTTTATTCTAAGGTACTCTTGTACAGATTTTATTATTTCAAAATCATACTCTTTAAAAAACAAAAAAGGATTTGTTGTAAAAAATGCAAGTTCTCTTGTTGATACCGACTGCAGCGTTGAAAATGGTGTTCCTTCCATAGGAATTAATACAAAGTTTTTTTCATCTTCAAACCCTGGCAGACCTTGCTCAAAATGTATGATGTCTTTTTCATCTACTTCTATTGTTTCTTCAAATTTCGTATGAATTATCATAGCATTCACCCTTTACTTTTTTCATCAATAAACAGACCTACGAAGTCTATGGATAAAGATGGTCTTTGTATCAAATCAATACTAACTGTTCCAGGCGTATAAGTATGAGTTAGTTTGTTTAGCTTTACATCAATTTCCGGTTTGTTTGTATTCCAATTTATGTTTACATTTCCTGGCTGATAATCTATTTTTACACTATTAGGTGAAGGAATAAAACCAATATTGAATTCATAGATTGGACCTTCACTGTTTGTTTTCGCATGCTCTGCTATCGGATTACCACCATTTTCAATTCTCATCAGGTCGTCTCCTTCTTGAGACATCCTTGCAAGACCGGCTAACCAGTCCTCGTAACCTTTTTGAGCAAACTCTTCTATTCTTTTCGAAATATTCTTTAAATCCATATCTTCTCTGGCTATTGATTGATCGATAGTAAGCTGTCCAGGCGTACGGTCAATTTCTAGTTCAGCTTTTGGTTGTTTAATAGACAACTCTGCTGGTGGTTGTTTAATTTCTTGGACTGCCTTTTGAGAAGTTATAGATATCTGTCCAAAAGTAGTTTCCAATCTTATTTGAGGAAAGTTCACTAGTTTCCCCTCCTAATAAGTAGTTACTGCAAGAAAAGAGCTATCACGAGGATAGCTCTTTTAAGATTTACCGTAAAAAGTCCATTAAAGAAGGTTGAATAATTCTCGCACCCACTCCAAGTGCTGCACGCTGGACAGTTTCCTGCATTTTTAAATCTGTAATAACTCGTTCAATATCAGCATCTTCATTTTCAGAAAGGATTCGATTCGCAATGACTTCTTGTTCACTTACACGTGCATCGATTAACTCAACTCGGTTATAGCGCGCACCTAACTCTGCACGTTCTGAAACAAGTTTTTCTAAGTTTTTATCTAATTTCCCTATAAAACTATCGATATCTGAAGGGTTAGTACTATTTAATGCTTTCTCAAGTTCCATAATGTCACCAAACAATCCGCTATCAGTAGAACCACTTGTGTAAGTGAAAATAGTTTTCGGATTTACGTTAATAGCAATATCGATACCCTTTGACAGCTCGATTTTAACTGGATTCCCGTTTTGCGATACAGGATTTGGTTTAGAAAAGTCTACTGGCTGTGTGGTTGTATCATTTCCATTAAAAATATATTTACCGGCAACCTGAGTATTTGCTATTGAAACTAGATGCTCTTTTAATTGTCCGATTTCTTTTGAAATAATTTGGCGCTGTGAATCTTCCAAAGTCCCATTACTAGCCTGAACTGTAAGTTCTCGAATTCGCTGCATGACACTCGTTGCTTTATCTAAGGCAGCATCACTGTTCTCCATCCAGTTGTATGCTTCCGATAAGTTACGTTTATATTGTTCCACTTCTGTTAAATTTGTTCTATAGGACATGCCTTTCATGGCAACAACAGGATCATCTGAAGGACGGCTGATTTTTTTACCTGTTGACAGTTGTTCCTGTGTTTTCGCCATGCGCTCATAGCCCTGACTGATATGTCGTAGCATGTTATTTGATAACATTGATTGAGTTACACGCATTTACTTGCACCTACCTTCCTCCAACACCCATGCCATTAATAATTTTGTCCAGCATTTCATCAATAACTGTAATATTTCGAGCAGAAGCATTGTAAGCATGCTGGAATTGAATCATGTTAGTCATTTCTTCATCTAATGATACTCCGCTTATACTCTGTCTTCGCGAATCTACTGCTGATTTTAGGACATTTGAATTATCCATAAGTCTAACAGCTTCTTGTGATTCAACAGCCATTCTTCCAATCATTCCTTCATAAGTTGTTTTTAGTTTTACATCCGAGTCATTTTTAACATCTGAAAGTAATTGAGCATTATCTCCATCACCATCAGATGTGGTTAATCCCGCTGCAATATTTTCGATTTTATTTTTAATATCATCGTGAATGGTAAGACGACTTGCAAAACCTGCTATTGGAGTCGTAGATGTAATCTCTTCAGAAACTGCCCCTGGAATTTCCAGAGCAAAGAAGTCAATGTTTGTTGTATTAGTAAGTGAATATCCATTGCTATGAACCTCGTTAAATTTCACTGCAAAACCTTTAGCTAGCTTATCCAGGTCATTTAGCATAGTTGGATATGTGTTATTAAAAGAGTCTGTTAAGCCGGAAAGACGCCCTCCTACTTTTAGAGTAGTAATATCAGAAGGAGGTGCTCCTAGAGTAAATTTAGTAAGTTTTCCTGTTGTACTGTCAATATTGTAATTAACATCACTTTTAGCTAAAGCTGCACCATCTACAAGTTTCCCAAGACTTTGTGTACCATCACCACTTATTAGTTCAATAGTATACTTGCCTGCTGCCATTGGTGAAGGATCATCACTAGATGGTTCAGAAGTAACTTTG
This genomic interval carries:
- a CDS encoding flagellar hook-associated protein 2 — encoded protein: MRIGGLASGMDIDTLVGDLMKAERIPLDKLAQKKTMLEWQRDDYRSMNKLLEELDRTIFDGIALQGTFNKKMVTSTNPNAVSATASGSASNITSTITVKELATARNWVSGVIQDSGVNAKATDTLKDVNALFGVDPISLKVNVKKPGSSSFEALAKEITIDPTKDTLESVAKKLSEAGLEMSAFYDESTGKFVISNNLTGSGSELSLEDTNTVSFFNKIGFGSMLSGTDAQLLEPTPAVDGKDAEFTLNGLTNIKRSSNNFTISGVSYSLKALGTATISSTTDTDGVVDSIKNFVDKYNETIEAINKKTSETKYRDFPPLTDAQRKDLSEKEAELWDEKAKSGMLRGDSILTSSINTLRQNMYATVNTGDTNYNQLSEIGITTTNNYLDKGKLKIDETKLRKALADNPDAVMKLFTGDDGIAKNLRKTIDTTIDKIELKAGNALRTNAQFTLGRELTDVDKRISAFEDRLVQVEDRYWRQFSAMEQAIQRSNQQSMYLMQQFGGGQ
- the flaG gene encoding flagellar protein FlaG encodes the protein MELQSISSPVFQKSEPVLKSQNTQETTSQAEATVQVKPSKEKLEKVISAMNDMLEPAHTSSKFVLHEKLNDYYVQIVDEVTKEVVKEIPNKKFLDMYAEMIDFMGIFVDKKI
- a CDS encoding acyltransferase family protein, which codes for MKDHQKKHLKKRNRSDKEQRTAIEQPLKNRYITGLDGLRAIAVLAVIAYHLNFDWAAGGLLGVTVFFVLSGYLITDLLIAEFVTTNRINFKNFWIRRARRLLPAMFTMLLVVITWVTIFEQSMLDRLEEDTVAAILYVSNWWYIFQDLSYFESFGPPSLLTHFWSLAVEEQFYILWPLLIVLVLKLKVKEGSLFSIILLGAIASAAAMTMLYEPGTDPSRVYYGTDTRVFSLLLGASLAVIWPSRKLSTSLPSEIRWKLDFVGLFALSFIFYMFWSSDQYQEFLYQGGMVAISVASLLVVAVIVHPSSKLNTWLSFKPLRWIGVRSYGIYLWHFPVIVLTSPQWGADSPSLVRTAFQLFLILVLASLSWMFIENPIRKGALTKFCRVVKHGEWRREISFIGRFVTTASILCVFLAISTIGLTTTSVALSKDNVINAIQEKVGKEAEPPTENKINKPDSKPETPKVEEKPKEKTPPIEAPPVSENKSVTVIGDSVMNDVIPHLEEAFNKVEVDAKIGRQFREAEDIVKQKKSSGSLGEIVVIELGANGPLSDKKLAELIEEIGTDREIYMITTRVPKPWQNEINETIKKVARGYQNVKVVDWFTFSESHLDCIGNDGVHLTLTGARVYAEYLIDHIK
- a CDS encoding DUF5658 family protein is translated as MKAYQFQPHFWICLGLGLLNMLDAVVTHVLLMNGARELNPLMNTLYAYHPILFLLLKFVFSVLVIWYGFFPVHKNVRRLSLIAFIIYSCVVGWQLFLYFSM
- a CDS encoding YjfB family protein; this encodes MDIAALSIAMNQSQVQQQASISVMKMAINTAEQNGAELTKMLEQSVQPHLGSSIDLKL
- a CDS encoding flagellin; the encoded protein is MRINHNIAALNTYRQLNTAATGQSKSMEKLSSGLRINRAGDEAAGLAISEKMRGQIRGLEQAGRNAQDGISMIQTAEGALNETHDILQRMKELATQAANGTNTDSDRAEIQKEVNQLTSEINRIGNTTEFNTQKLLDGGAGANKTALGSNEAAGTAGRGATVTSTQGATAVAATGDLTQADSAIWVGDAATGVAFSLAAGGANNTALTAYNAGTANTAEDFKSLLENLTDASGLVKLGDLVDVNVTDNGIVSFTTKETGVNAKITIANEAGSGAAAASTLTELGLPATLVQTDSFVGVDGTAAVVTGNELDTTTTYGAESNQINADTAFGKKFDVTINGETYNVTIDEASIAAGLTGGATEANLVSTLNDALDRAVDKDGNTVDISGDVVFSASADNEITLTMQAGTVPDDGTTPMLKLSGDYAATLLGGITDGKNTVGGTFTTKFQIGASNGQSFQVDVQDMRSQALNISGTNSGGSHEDVAGAKFTAVTNVTNGTNNDAVEYALDVSTHESATAAIEVLDNAIQSVSAQRSQLGAYQNRLEHTINNLGTSAENLTAAESRIRDVDMAKEMMNQTKNSILSQAAQAMLAQANQQPQGVLQLLR
- the csrA gene encoding carbon storage regulator CsrA, with the protein product MLVLTRKPKEVIKIGNDIELTVLSIDGDQVKLGISAPKNIEIHRKEVFVSIQKENNDAASTSIDTFQKLKSLKKI
- the fliW gene encoding flagellar assembly protein FliW gives rise to the protein MIIHTKFEETIEVDEKDIIHFEQGLPGFEDEKNFVLIPMEGTPFSTLQSVSTRELAFFTTNPFLFFKEYDFEIIKSVQEYLRIKDVSDVMIQVILTIHEPLEKSTANLQAPLVINYKENLAKQVVLLDTTYGTRHELNESNLMGQEG
- a CDS encoding DUF6470 family protein, translated to MNFPQIRLETTFGQISITSQKAVQEIKQPPAELSIKQPKAELEIDRTPGQLTIDQSIAREDMDLKNISKRIEEFAQKGYEDWLAGLARMSQEGDDLMRIENGGNPIAEHAKTNSEGPIYEFNIGFIPSPNSVKIDYQPGNVNINWNTNKPEIDVKLNKLTHTYTPGTVSIDLIQRPSLSIDFVGLFIDEKSKG
- the flgL gene encoding flagellar hook-associated protein FlgL; protein product: MRVTQSMLSNNMLRHISQGYERMAKTQEQLSTGKKISRPSDDPVVAMKGMSYRTNLTEVEQYKRNLSEAYNWMENSDAALDKATSVMQRIRELTVQASNGTLEDSQRQIISKEIGQLKEHLVSIANTQVAGKYIFNGNDTTTQPVDFSKPNPVSQNGNPVKIELSKGIDIAINVNPKTIFTYTSGSTDSGLFGDIMELEKALNSTNPSDIDSFIGKLDKNLEKLVSERAELGARYNRVELIDARVSEQEVIANRILSENEDADIERVITDLKMQETVQRAALGVGARIIQPSLMDFLR
- the flgK gene encoding flagellar hook-associated protein FlgK, translating into MRSTFHGLETARRGMFTQQTALQVTGNNISNANTPGYSRQRVNFEQTEPYPAAAMNRPNIPGQMGTGVKAGSIQRVREGFLDVQFRTENNKLGYWGAKAEGLEKMEDIMNEPSDNGLSKTLDRFWQSLQDLAVNPEDSGARSVVRQRGIAVAETFNYLSNSLYTIKKDMESQIDITKLEVNSLTTQINNINKQISEIEPHGYLPNDLYDERDMLVDRLSELVNIKVTSEPSSDDPSPMAAGKYTIELISGDGTQSLGKLVDGAALAKSDVNYNIDSTTGKLTKFTLGAPPSDITTLKVGGRLSGLTDSFNNTYPTMLNDLDKLAKGFAVKFNEVHSNGYSLTNTTNIDFFALEIPGAVSEEITSTTPIAGFASRLTIHDDIKNKIENIAAGLTTSDGDGDNAQLLSDVKNDSDVKLKTTYEGMIGRMAVESQEAVRLMDNSNVLKSAVDSRRQSISGVSLDEEMTNMIQFQHAYNASARNITVIDEMLDKIINGMGVGGR